The following coding sequences lie in one Candidatus Edwardsbacteria bacterium RifOxyA12_full_54_48 genomic window:
- a CDS encoding asparagine synthetase B, protein MLKKQFISALFFLAVAISSAWQPSAANILIPMDLTQADHLRAYGVVYRCLQNGIKVEWLLNYRGGSFMTSENQATAELCKISGVSYGVISDNQTSEIYRQIESGNMERIELEKAPRLAVYVPLTHDPWDDAVRLALDYAQVPYTTLWDEEVLSGTLAQYDWLHLHHEDFTGQYGKFYSSYRNTDWYQNDVRANTRLAGKLGYPKVSQMKLAVAQKLRQYLYDGGFLFAMCSAPATLDIALSASGTDIVPKEFDGDPADPGWQAKLDFTQTLAFRDFNVITNPLVYEHSDIDVGTDALSRGKDTYFTMFDFSAKYDPVSCMLVQNHVALVGEFLGQDTGFRRDRIKKGIVLLAEVSGTDEMKYLHGIYGKGSFAYFGGHDPEDFQHFVGDPKTDLRLYRNSPGYRLILNNILFPAAKKKPLKT, encoded by the coding sequence ATGCTTAAAAAACAATTCATTTCAGCACTATTCTTCCTGGCGGTGGCAATATCATCCGCCTGGCAACCCTCTGCCGCCAATATCCTCATTCCCATGGACCTTACGCAGGCGGACCACCTGCGGGCCTATGGGGTGGTGTACCGCTGCCTGCAGAACGGCATCAAGGTGGAATGGCTGCTAAACTACCGGGGCGGTTCATTTATGACCTCCGAGAACCAGGCAACGGCCGAGCTGTGCAAGATCTCCGGCGTCAGCTACGGTGTTATCTCGGACAATCAAACCTCGGAGATATATCGCCAGATCGAATCCGGGAACATGGAGCGGATAGAACTGGAGAAGGCGCCCCGGCTGGCTGTCTATGTTCCGCTGACCCACGATCCCTGGGACGATGCCGTTCGCCTGGCCTTGGACTACGCCCAGGTGCCCTATACTACCCTATGGGACGAGGAGGTGCTGTCCGGTACTCTGGCGCAGTATGACTGGCTGCACCTGCACCACGAGGATTTCACCGGGCAGTACGGCAAGTTCTATTCCAGCTACCGCAACACCGACTGGTACCAGAACGATGTCCGGGCCAACACCCGGCTGGCCGGAAAGCTGGGCTACCCAAAGGTCTCCCAGATGAAATTAGCGGTGGCCCAGAAACTGCGGCAGTACCTATACGACGGGGGCTTCCTGTTCGCCATGTGCTCGGCTCCGGCCACTCTGGATATCGCCCTGTCAGCCTCCGGAACCGATATCGTGCCTAAAGAGTTCGACGGAGACCCGGCCGATCCGGGCTGGCAGGCCAAGCTGGATTTTACCCAGACCCTGGCCTTCAGAGACTTCAACGTCATCACCAATCCCCTGGTGTACGAACATTCCGACATAGATGTTGGCACCGACGCCCTGTCCCGGGGGAAGGACACATATTTCACCATGTTCGATTTTTCGGCCAAGTACGATCCGGTGTCATGCATGCTGGTGCAGAACCACGTGGCGCTGGTCGGCGAATTTTTGGGGCAGGATACCGGGTTCCGCCGGGACAGGATAAAAAAGGGGATAGTCCTGCTGGCCGAGGTGTCCGGCACCGACGAAATGAAATACCTGCACGGGATATACGGCAAGGGCAGCTTTGCCTATTTTGGAGGGCACGATCCCGAGGATTTCCAGCATTTCGTGGGGGATCCCAAGACCGATCTGCGGCTGTACCGCAACTCGCCGGGGTATCGGCTGATCCTTAATAATATCCTGTTCCCGGCGGCCAAGAAGAAACCGTTGAAGACCTGA
- a CDS encoding DNA polymerase III subunit alpha, with amino-acid sequence MPHSRFTHLHLHTEYSVLDGLIPVKKLVEKTAEHKMTSLAITDHGNMFGALDFYTTARSAGIKPIIGSEMYLAPGSRLDRSADAAGETAFHLILLARNETGYRNLMKLSSAGFLDGFYYKPRIDKEFLAQHSEGLLALSSCIQGEIAQAILKGNPLKAREAASFYRELFGPDFFLEIQNHGLPEELQVIPEIAALSRELDIPLVATNDVHYLEAKDAKAHDALLCIQTGRIISDPGRMKFSNDNFYFKSPAEMARLFEEFPQSIDNTMAVAERCNLLLSDLGSGKLNIPSYAIPQEFDSQHAYLRYLAETGLNKRYQTVTSGIRERLNKELEIIEKMNFPGYFLVVKDFIDFARANQVPVGPGRGSAVGSLVLYCLGITDVEPLRFNLLFERFLNPERVSMPDIDIDFGDTQRGKVIEYVNRKYGSDSVAQIITFGTMQAKAAVRDVARVYSLSYSEADKIAKLIPFGNTIAEAIKHVPELDKLVRSDPRFQEVIEIAQAVEGRIRNVGTHAAGVVITPGRLTDYLPLFKSSKGDVSTQYEMGWLEKCGLLKMDFLGLRNLTVIDDTVRMLRERGVNVDIDSIPYNDEQTFALLKKGNTTGIFQLESAGMRDLTVKLQTSSLDDIIAVISLYRPGPMDLIPQFLARKNGQERIEYEHPLLEPICKNTYGILIYQEQVMQAVQALAGYSLGAGYLMLKSIGKKRLEDLEKQRPAFIKGCYEINKIPKDRAEKIFDLLAKFAGYGFNKSHAAGYAVLAYQTAYLKAHYPLEYMSAVLTSVMGDTNKTISFLANCREMGIALLPPDVNTSQHHYQPEGPAIRFGLGAVKNVGRNTIDSIIGARRELKSFDSPKQMLENIDARVVNRKVLESLIKSGCFDAIQPDREGLLVDLDLTMESAAQIRHEREMGQTSFFDSAEPATGAARDQAKKAPAQVSRKQFLAFEKEALGFYLSGHPLEKYAADIKCFASHNLDQLTGLDDYQAVIVAGLISSVKSITQKNGKPMAFISLEDLTGFTEVVVFSDLYDAKRSLINSGGVVLVAGTVSTKEDEAPKIVASDFYALPECRKGLVEQLEIILDQEKMDDEFTRQLTGILQRYPGVCSVTFVVKNGQSLPVRIRSQKLKVMPEQELLAELNQFLGGPLYRFCGKWQPAPPRKQSSYRKNGQGGRYQ; translated from the coding sequence ATGCCTCACTCCCGTTTTACCCATCTTCATCTTCATACCGAATACAGCGTCCTGGACGGCCTGATCCCGGTTAAAAAACTGGTGGAGAAGACGGCCGAGCATAAAATGACCTCGCTGGCCATCACCGATCATGGCAATATGTTCGGGGCCCTGGATTTTTACACCACCGCCCGCTCGGCCGGGATCAAGCCGATCATCGGCAGCGAGATGTACCTGGCCCCCGGCAGCCGGCTGGACCGCTCGGCCGACGCCGCCGGGGAGACCGCCTTCCATTTGATACTGCTGGCCCGCAACGAGACCGGCTACCGCAACCTGATGAAACTGTCCTCGGCCGGGTTCCTGGATGGATTCTATTACAAGCCCCGGATCGATAAGGAATTTCTGGCCCAGCACTCCGAGGGCCTGCTGGCCCTCTCCTCCTGCATTCAGGGCGAGATCGCCCAGGCCATTCTGAAAGGCAATCCCCTAAAAGCCCGGGAGGCCGCCTCCTTCTATCGTGAATTGTTCGGGCCGGATTTCTTTCTGGAGATCCAGAACCACGGCCTGCCCGAGGAACTTCAGGTCATCCCCGAGATCGCCGCCCTGTCCAGGGAGCTGGACATCCCGCTGGTGGCCACCAACGACGTCCACTATCTGGAAGCCAAAGATGCCAAGGCCCATGACGCTCTGCTGTGCATCCAGACCGGAAGGATCATCAGCGATCCCGGCCGGATGAAATTCTCCAACGACAACTTCTACTTCAAGTCACCGGCCGAGATGGCCAGGCTTTTCGAGGAATTCCCCCAATCCATTGATAACACCATGGCGGTAGCCGAGCGCTGCAACCTGCTGCTGTCCGATCTGGGCTCCGGCAAACTGAACATCCCCTCCTATGCCATCCCCCAGGAATTTGACAGCCAGCATGCCTACCTGAGATACCTGGCCGAGACCGGCCTCAATAAAAGATATCAGACGGTCACCTCCGGGATCAGGGAGCGGCTGAACAAGGAACTTGAGATCATCGAGAAGATGAACTTCCCCGGCTATTTCCTGGTGGTCAAGGATTTCATCGATTTCGCCCGGGCCAACCAGGTGCCGGTGGGTCCGGGCCGGGGCTCGGCGGTGGGCAGCCTGGTGCTTTACTGCCTGGGCATTACCGACGTGGAACCGCTGAGATTCAACCTGCTGTTCGAGCGGTTTTTGAATCCGGAGAGGGTCAGCATGCCGGACATCGACATCGATTTCGGCGACACCCAGCGCGGCAAGGTGATCGAATACGTCAACCGGAAGTACGGTTCTGACAGCGTGGCCCAGATCATCACCTTCGGCACCATGCAGGCCAAGGCCGCGGTGCGGGATGTGGCACGGGTCTACAGCTTGAGCTACAGCGAGGCCGACAAGATAGCCAAGCTGATCCCCTTCGGCAACACCATCGCCGAGGCCATCAAGCACGTTCCCGAACTGGACAAGCTGGTGAGATCCGACCCCCGCTTTCAGGAGGTGATCGAGATCGCCCAGGCGGTGGAGGGCCGGATCCGCAACGTCGGCACCCACGCCGCCGGGGTGGTGATCACTCCGGGGCGGCTGACCGATTATCTGCCCCTGTTCAAAAGCAGCAAGGGGGACGTCTCCACCCAGTACGAGATGGGCTGGCTGGAGAAATGCGGTCTGCTGAAGATGGATTTTCTGGGCCTGCGCAACCTGACGGTGATCGACGACACCGTCCGGATGCTCCGGGAACGGGGCGTCAATGTGGACATAGACTCCATCCCATACAACGATGAGCAGACTTTTGCCCTGCTGAAGAAAGGCAACACCACCGGGATATTCCAGCTGGAGTCGGCCGGAATGCGCGACCTGACAGTCAAACTGCAGACCTCCTCCCTGGACGACATTATCGCGGTGATCTCCCTGTACCGGCCTGGGCCGATGGATCTGATCCCCCAATTCCTGGCCCGCAAAAACGGCCAGGAGCGGATCGAGTACGAGCACCCCCTGCTGGAGCCCATCTGCAAGAACACCTACGGCATCCTGATCTACCAGGAACAGGTGATGCAGGCGGTGCAGGCCCTGGCCGGTTATTCGCTGGGCGCCGGATATCTGATGCTGAAATCCATCGGCAAAAAACGGTTGGAGGATCTGGAGAAACAGCGTCCGGCCTTCATCAAGGGATGCTACGAAATCAATAAGATCCCCAAGGATCGGGCCGAGAAGATATTCGACCTGCTGGCCAAATTCGCCGGATACGGCTTCAACAAATCGCATGCCGCCGGATATGCGGTGCTGGCCTACCAGACGGCTTATCTCAAGGCCCATTACCCCCTGGAATACATGTCGGCCGTGCTGACCAGCGTGATGGGCGACACCAACAAGACCATCTCCTTTCTGGCCAACTGCCGGGAGATGGGCATTGCCCTGCTTCCCCCGGATGTCAATACCAGCCAGCATCACTACCAGCCGGAGGGCCCGGCCATCCGCTTTGGCCTGGGGGCGGTGAAGAACGTGGGCCGCAACACCATCGATTCCATCATCGGGGCCCGCCGGGAGCTAAAAAGCTTCGATTCCCCGAAGCAGATGCTGGAGAACATAGACGCCCGGGTGGTCAACCGCAAGGTGCTGGAAAGTCTGATAAAATCCGGCTGCTTTGATGCCATTCAGCCCGACCGCGAGGGCCTGCTGGTCGACCTGGACCTCACCATGGAATCGGCCGCCCAGATCCGCCACGAGCGGGAGATGGGCCAGACCTCTTTCTTCGACTCCGCCGAACCGGCGACCGGCGCCGCCCGGGATCAGGCAAAAAAAGCCCCGGCCCAGGTGAGCCGCAAGCAGTTTCTGGCCTTCGAAAAGGAGGCCCTGGGGTTTTATCTGTCCGGGCATCCCCTGGAGAAATACGCCGCCGACATCAAATGTTTCGCCAGCCATAATTTGGACCAATTGACCGGCCTGGATGATTATCAGGCGGTGATCGTGGCCGGCCTGATCTCCTCGGTCAAATCCATCACCCAGAAGAACGGCAAACCGATGGCCTTCATCTCGCTGGAGGATCTTACCGGGTTCACCGAGGTGGTGGTGTTCTCCGACCTGTACGATGCCAAGCGCAGCCTGATAAACAGCGGCGGCGTGGTGCTGGTGGCCGGAACGGTTTCCACCAAGGAGGACGAGGCTCCCAAGATCGTAGCCTCGGACTTTTACGCCCTGCCGGAATGCCGCAAGGGCCTGGTGGAACAGCTGGAGATCATTCTGGATCAGGAAAAGATGGACGACGAATTCACCCGCCAGCTGACCGGGATCCTACAACGCTATCCCGGGGTCTGCTCGGTGACCTTTGTGGTCAAGAACGGCCAATCCCTGCCGGTGAGGATACGCTCCCAGAAACTGAAGGTGATGCCGGAACAGGAACTGCTGGCCGAACTGAACCAGTTCCTGGGCGGGCCCCTTTACCGCTTCTGCGGCAAGTGGCAGCCGGCCCCCCCCCGCAAGCAGAGCAGCTACCGGAAGAACGGCCAGGGTGGAAGGTATCAATAG